A single region of the Streptomyces sp. NBC_00236 genome encodes:
- the bioD gene encoding dethiobiotin synthase: MSVLVVTGTGTEIGKTIVTAAVAAAAAGRRVAVLKPAQTGLEPGEPGDAAEVARLAGLHVTAVELARFPEPLAPATAARRAGMAPVRPYEIAEAAEKLATEHDLVLVEGAGGLLVRFDDDGATLADAARMLAAPVLVVAPAGLGTLNSTALTSEALRARGLGCLGVVVGSMPAEPDLAERCNLSDLPVAAGAPLLGVVPAGAGALAPADFRARAGSWLAERLGGSRPQD; encoded by the coding sequence ATGAGCGTTCTGGTGGTGACCGGCACGGGCACCGAGATCGGCAAGACGATCGTGACCGCGGCAGTCGCGGCGGCCGCCGCGGGCCGTCGGGTGGCCGTGCTCAAGCCGGCCCAGACGGGCCTGGAACCGGGCGAGCCGGGTGACGCCGCCGAGGTGGCGCGGCTGGCAGGCCTCCATGTGACGGCGGTCGAACTGGCCCGCTTCCCGGAACCGTTGGCGCCCGCGACCGCTGCTCGCCGGGCCGGGATGGCACCGGTCCGTCCGTACGAGATCGCCGAGGCCGCCGAAAAGCTGGCGACGGAGCACGATCTGGTGCTGGTGGAGGGTGCGGGCGGCCTGCTCGTACGGTTCGACGACGACGGCGCGACCCTGGCGGACGCGGCACGGATGCTGGCGGCACCGGTCCTGGTGGTGGCACCTGCCGGGCTCGGCACACTCAACTCCACGGCGCTGACCTCGGAAGCCCTCCGGGCCCGCGGGCTGGGCTGTCTCGGGGTGGTGGTCGGCAGCATGCCCGCCGAGCCGGACCTGGCGGAGCGGTGCAACCTGTCGGACCTCCCGGTGGCGGCGGGCGCCCCGCTGCTGGGTGTGGTTCCGGCGGGCGCGGGAGCTCTCGCCCCTGCCGACTTCCGCGCCCGTGCCGGGAGTTGGCTGGCCGAGCGGCTGGGCGGCAGCCGGCCGCAGGACTGA
- a CDS encoding class I SAM-dependent methyltransferase has protein sequence MRLRNTKIPKDAVHHPVFARFYARMSVAAESAAGMAGVRAELLSGLSGRVIEIGAGNGLNFAHYPPAVSEVVAIEPERTLRQLAVRSALRAGIPVDVVPGTAEALPVKSEAFDGAVASLVLCTVRNVQQSLAEIRRVLRPGGELRFFEHVRADGRAMAATQRALDGTFWPLVSGGCHTSRDALAAIEAAGFVVETYRKVDMPECGIRLPTSSCVLGVARRSTVVDRGPQGLR, from the coding sequence ATGCGGTTGCGGAACACGAAGATCCCGAAGGACGCGGTGCACCACCCCGTATTCGCCCGTTTCTATGCCCGGATGAGCGTGGCCGCGGAATCCGCGGCGGGCATGGCCGGGGTACGGGCCGAGCTCCTGTCGGGACTGTCCGGGCGGGTCATCGAGATCGGAGCGGGCAACGGCCTGAACTTCGCCCACTACCCACCCGCGGTGTCCGAGGTGGTCGCCATCGAACCGGAGCGCACGCTGAGGCAGTTGGCGGTGCGGTCCGCGCTGCGTGCCGGCATCCCGGTGGACGTCGTGCCGGGTACGGCGGAGGCGCTGCCGGTGAAGAGCGAGGCGTTCGACGGGGCCGTCGCCTCCCTCGTGCTGTGCACCGTACGCAACGTGCAGCAGTCGCTGGCGGAGATCCGACGGGTGCTGCGCCCGGGCGGTGAACTGCGCTTCTTCGAGCATGTGCGGGCCGACGGCCGGGCCATGGCGGCCACCCAGCGCGCGCTGGACGGGACCTTCTGGCCGCTGGTGTCCGGTGGCTGTCACACCTCGCGCGACGCTCTCGCCGCCATCGAGGCGGCCGGGTTCGTGGTGGAGACGTACCGGAAGGTCGACATGCCGGAGTGCGGCATCAGGCTTCCCACGTCCTCCTGCGTGCTCGGTGTGGCCCGACGCTCGACGGTCGTGGACCGGGGGCCGCAGGGGCTCCGCTGA
- a CDS encoding fic family toxin-antitoxin system, toxin component: MNLRIHLSWLLMVAEHKTPGDPQVTDWGALVAAVARHEAEIFGSAVYSDPHSRAAALLQLLLHVPALERSNAMFASAVAYGYLVASGLKVITSPEQVRDLALLVKEGKADVRAIADELRQWSL; encoded by the coding sequence TTGAACCTCCGGATCCACCTTTCCTGGCTGCTCATGGTCGCCGAGCACAAGACACCCGGCGATCCTCAGGTCACCGACTGGGGCGCGCTGGTAGCCGCGGTCGCGCGGCACGAGGCGGAGATCTTCGGCAGCGCGGTCTACAGCGACCCCCACTCCAGGGCCGCGGCGCTGCTTCAACTGCTGCTGCACGTGCCCGCGCTGGAGCGCTCCAACGCGATGTTCGCTTCGGCCGTCGCCTACGGCTATCTCGTCGCGTCGGGCCTGAAGGTCATCACCTCGCCGGAACAGGTGCGCGATCTGGCCCTGCTGGTCAAGGAGGGCAAGGCGGACGTCCGGGCCATCGCCGACGAACTGCGCCAGTGGAGCCTGTGA
- a CDS encoding cytochrome P450, translated as MECTLSTTFRSRITARLGRTYLARIQRHGIGSSTIKLLPEELLMLLRRDGLDPVRRVATTRASAPVSRVSLPFGMDAWVVTGYEESKAVLGSAEGFSTDFAHLAGNAGIAAEQSPGGLGFSDPPVHTRLRRILTPEFTMRRLRRLAPRIEAIVEERLDAMEGARGPVDLVHEFALPVPSLTICELLGVPYADRHDFQQLAMDRFDLFGGTTAPFGAMSASLDYFRDVVRAQRRNPGDGLLGMIVREHGDSVDDEELAGLADGVLTGGFETTASTIALGSLVLLQNDEVLDRLRTDDTMTAPFVEEVLRYLSAVQMAFPRFAREDIEIAGVVIPRGDMVLCSLSGANRDPAYVSDDGGFDPHRTTPSGHLAFGHGIHRCIGAELARMELRVAYPALARRFPGMRLAVPPQELGFRKLSIVYGIESLPVYLS; from the coding sequence ATGGAGTGCACATTGAGTACGACGTTCCGTTCCCGTATCACCGCCCGGCTCGGGCGCACCTACCTGGCCAGGATCCAACGGCACGGAATCGGCTCCTCCACGATCAAGCTGCTGCCGGAGGAACTGCTCATGCTCCTGCGCCGCGACGGTCTCGATCCCGTGCGCCGGGTTGCCACGACCCGGGCGAGTGCCCCGGTGTCCAGAGTTTCGCTGCCGTTCGGCATGGATGCCTGGGTGGTCACCGGCTACGAGGAGTCGAAGGCCGTGCTCGGCTCCGCCGAAGGATTCAGTACGGACTTCGCCCATCTCGCGGGCAACGCCGGGATCGCCGCCGAGCAGAGCCCGGGCGGGCTCGGGTTCAGCGATCCGCCGGTGCACACGCGGCTGCGCCGCATCCTGACGCCGGAGTTCACCATGCGCCGGCTGCGGCGGCTGGCACCCCGGATCGAAGCCATCGTGGAGGAACGTCTCGACGCGATGGAGGGCGCCCGTGGCCCGGTCGACCTGGTGCACGAGTTCGCACTGCCCGTCCCCTCGCTCACCATCTGCGAACTGCTGGGCGTGCCGTATGCCGACCGGCACGACTTCCAGCAACTGGCCATGGACCGCTTCGATCTCTTCGGCGGGACGACCGCACCCTTCGGCGCCATGTCCGCGTCGCTGGACTACTTCAGGGACGTGGTCAGGGCGCAGCGGCGAAACCCGGGGGACGGACTGCTCGGCATGATCGTGCGGGAGCACGGCGACAGCGTCGACGACGAGGAACTCGCGGGTCTCGCCGACGGAGTGCTCACCGGCGGATTCGAGACGACGGCGAGCACGATCGCACTCGGCTCACTCGTCCTGTTGCAGAACGACGAGGTCCTGGACCGGCTGCGTACGGACGACACGATGACCGCACCGTTCGTCGAGGAGGTCCTGAGGTATCTCTCCGCGGTCCAGATGGCCTTCCCCAGGTTCGCCCGTGAGGACATCGAGATAGCCGGCGTGGTCATTCCGCGCGGCGACATGGTGCTCTGCTCCCTGAGCGGTGCAAACCGCGATCCGGCGTACGTCTCGGACGACGGGGGCTTCGACCCGCACCGCACCACCCCGTCCGGCCACCTCGCCTTCGGCCACGGCATCCACCGCTGCATCGGGGCCGAGCTGGCACGCATGGAACTGCGCGTCGCCTACCCGGCGCTGGCCAGGCGGTTTCCCGGCATGCGGCTCGCCGTCCCGCCGCAGGAACTCGGCTTCCGGAAGCTGTCGATCGTCTACGGCATCGAGTCGCTCCCGGTGTACCTGAGCTGA
- a CDS encoding GNAT family N-acetyltransferase, protein MSDLHIRCAGLDDIDGVLRFWPEAAEGTSISDDRDGVSRLVLRDPEALLLAERDGRLVGTVIAGFDGWRCHVYRLAVHPAFRRQGIATALLEAADARFTALGGRRADAMVLEANERAQHAWAAAGYHREDHWRRWVKPL, encoded by the coding sequence ATGAGCGATCTTCACATCCGCTGTGCCGGCCTCGACGACATCGACGGCGTGCTGCGGTTCTGGCCCGAGGCCGCAGAGGGTACGAGTATCAGCGACGACCGCGACGGGGTGTCCCGGCTGGTCCTCCGGGACCCGGAGGCCCTGCTTCTGGCGGAACGGGACGGCCGGCTCGTGGGCACCGTCATCGCAGGCTTCGACGGCTGGCGGTGCCACGTCTACCGGCTGGCCGTGCATCCCGCGTTCCGTCGGCAGGGCATCGCCACGGCGCTGCTGGAAGCGGCTGACGCCCGTTTCACGGCGCTCGGCGGCCGCCGGGCCGACGCCATGGTCCTGGAAGCCAACGAGCGCGCACAGCACGCATGGGCCGCCGCCGGCTACCACCGGGAGGACCACTGGCGCCGCTGGGTGAAGCCGCTCTGA
- a CDS encoding hemolysin family protein, with translation MTEVLLLLVAVLLSLACGAFVAAEFSLTTVERGQLERAVEREERGAASAMKAVRSLTFQLSGAQLGITVTNLVVGMLSESSIAKLIRGPVEAVGLSSGVASSVALVIGTALSTVFLMVVGELVPKNWAISSPLAVAKTVATPQRAFTALFRPFISHLNNTANHIVRRFGLEPAEELASARSPQELVALARHSAKAGALEADTAELFVRTLNLAELTAENVMTPRVQVTALDVQATAEDVANATRATGLSRFPVYRGSLDTVVGVAHIKDVLAIPAEQRPRKRVSDMLREPLLVPETLTVDRLLDRLSGKLAMAVVIDEYGGTAGVVTLEDIVEEVVGEVRDEHDPHETPDLAPAGEDADGRTLWSADGAARTDQLERIGLRVPDGPYETLAGLLATEVGRIPAVGDSIELAGWRLDVVDASGRRAARALLHAPLPGSDEPSEDER, from the coding sequence ATGACCGAAGTGCTTCTGCTGCTCGTGGCCGTACTGCTCTCGCTCGCCTGCGGCGCCTTCGTCGCGGCGGAGTTCTCCCTGACCACGGTCGAGCGCGGCCAGCTCGAGCGCGCTGTCGAGCGGGAGGAACGCGGCGCAGCGAGCGCCATGAAGGCGGTACGCAGCCTCACCTTCCAGCTCTCCGGGGCCCAGCTGGGCATCACCGTCACCAATTTGGTCGTCGGCATGCTCTCCGAATCGTCCATCGCGAAACTGATCCGCGGCCCGGTCGAGGCCGTCGGGCTGTCATCCGGCGTCGCGTCCTCCGTGGCCCTGGTGATCGGCACCGCCCTGTCCACCGTGTTCCTGATGGTGGTCGGCGAGCTCGTACCGAAGAACTGGGCCATCTCCTCGCCGCTCGCCGTGGCGAAGACGGTGGCCACCCCGCAGCGGGCCTTCACCGCGCTCTTCCGGCCCTTCATCAGCCATCTCAACAACACGGCCAACCACATCGTGCGCCGCTTCGGCCTCGAACCGGCCGAGGAGCTGGCATCCGCCCGCAGTCCGCAGGAGCTGGTGGCCCTGGCCCGGCACTCCGCCAAGGCGGGCGCGCTGGAGGCCGACACGGCGGAGTTGTTCGTCCGCACCCTCAATCTGGCGGAGCTGACCGCGGAGAACGTGATGACGCCGCGGGTACAGGTCACCGCACTGGACGTGCAGGCGACGGCAGAGGACGTCGCCAACGCCACCCGGGCCACCGGACTGTCCCGGTTCCCCGTGTACCGGGGCAGCCTCGACACCGTCGTCGGCGTCGCCCACATCAAGGACGTACTGGCGATCCCCGCCGAACAGCGCCCTCGCAAACGGGTCTCGGACATGCTGCGCGAGCCGCTGCTCGTGCCGGAGACCCTGACCGTGGACCGACTGCTGGACCGCCTCTCCGGCAAACTCGCGATGGCGGTCGTCATCGACGAGTACGGCGGCACGGCGGGTGTCGTGACACTGGAGGACATCGTCGAGGAGGTCGTCGGCGAGGTGCGGGACGAACACGATCCGCACGAAACCCCGGATCTGGCACCGGCCGGCGAGGACGCCGACGGACGCACCCTGTGGTCGGCCGACGGCGCTGCCCGCACCGACCAGCTGGAGAGGATCGGACTGCGCGTGCCGGACGGACCGTACGAGACCCTCGCCGGACTGCTGGCCACGGAGGTGGGCCGCATCCCGGCCGTGGGTGATTCGATCGAGCTGGCCGGCTGGCGCCTCGACGTGGTGGACGCCTCAGGGCGGCGCGCCGCACGGGCGCTGCTGCACGCACCGCTGCCCGGTTCCGACGAGCCGTCGGAGGATGAGCGATGA
- a CDS encoding hemolysin family protein produces the protein MTAVQLFIGLLTLVVNAFFVGAEFALISVRRSQIEPQAEDGNRRARSVIWGLEHVSALLAAAQLGITLCTLVLGIVAEPAIAHLLEPVFDAVGVPHGLVHPISFVIALSVATYLHMLLGEMVPKNIALAEPVKTALLLGPPLVTLARALRPVIFAINAFANALLKLLRVETKDEVSATFSDDELARLVKDAGDAGLVDDRAAERLHHALELGRRPVRDVVLPVDRVMYTRVGTTPEELERLSSETGFSRFPVMDSEQRILGYLHVKDALDVTPRDVPFPVTAMRPIARVRAATPLDDVLTALRRSRTHLAAVLDEDDRLAGMVTMEDVLRELVGRPQPR, from the coding sequence ATGACCGCCGTACAGCTCTTCATCGGTCTGCTGACCCTGGTCGTGAACGCCTTCTTCGTCGGTGCGGAGTTCGCTCTCATCTCTGTGCGGCGCAGCCAGATCGAACCGCAGGCCGAGGACGGGAACCGGAGGGCGCGCAGCGTCATCTGGGGTCTCGAGCACGTCTCGGCACTGCTCGCGGCGGCCCAGCTGGGCATCACGCTGTGCACCCTGGTCCTGGGTATCGTCGCCGAACCCGCCATCGCCCATCTGCTGGAGCCCGTCTTCGACGCCGTGGGAGTGCCGCACGGGCTGGTCCACCCGATCTCGTTCGTGATCGCGTTGTCGGTGGCGACCTACCTCCACATGCTGCTCGGCGAGATGGTGCCGAAGAACATCGCGCTGGCCGAACCCGTGAAGACCGCGTTGCTGCTCGGGCCGCCTCTGGTCACCCTGGCCCGAGCGCTGCGCCCGGTGATCTTCGCGATCAACGCCTTCGCCAACGCCTTGCTGAAGCTGTTGAGGGTGGAGACGAAGGACGAGGTGTCCGCCACCTTCTCCGACGATGAGCTGGCCCGGCTCGTCAAGGACGCCGGCGACGCAGGGCTGGTCGACGACCGCGCGGCCGAGCGGCTGCACCACGCCCTGGAGCTGGGGCGCAGGCCGGTGCGCGATGTGGTGCTGCCGGTGGACCGGGTGATGTACACGCGGGTCGGGACGACACCCGAGGAGCTGGAGCGTCTGTCTTCCGAGACCGGATTCTCGCGGTTCCCGGTGATGGACAGCGAGCAGCGGATCCTTGGCTACCTGCATGTGAAGGACGCCCTGGACGTCACACCCCGCGACGTGCCCTTCCCGGTGACGGCGATGCGGCCCATCGCCCGGGTACGGGCGGCGACACCGCTCGACGACGTGCTGACGGCGCTCCGGCGCAGCCGCACGCACCTGGCCGCCGTCCTCGACGAGGACGACCGGCTGGCCGGCATGGTGACGATGGAGGATGTGCTCCGCGAGCTGGTGGGCCGGCCCCAGCCGCGCTGA
- a CDS encoding SGNH/GDSL hydrolase family protein, whose protein sequence is MEMNAEYTSLVAVGDSFTEGMSDLLPDGSYRGWADVLATRLATRTPGFRYANLAVRGKLIGQIVDEQVDVAAAMQADVVTLVGGLNDTLRPKCDMGMVRGRLEEAVERLAPSCKKLVLMRSPGRNGPVMERFRPRMEELFALVDDLAARHGAEVADLYGAPVLGDPRMWDVDRLHLTAEGHSRVAEAVWQTLGLPPENDWQAHPAATSPPRWTSRRVDDVRFARRHLLPWIGRRLTGRSSGDGRTGAQFSAELGRAFWVTPVNAEAPGPVATWRRVDTVE, encoded by the coding sequence ATGGAAATGAATGCTGAATACACCAGTCTCGTCGCAGTGGGCGATTCGTTCACCGAGGGCATGTCGGACCTGCTGCCCGATGGTTCGTACCGGGGCTGGGCCGACGTTCTCGCCACCCGGCTGGCCACCCGCACCCCCGGATTCCGGTACGCCAATCTCGCCGTGCGCGGAAAGCTCATCGGCCAGATCGTGGACGAGCAGGTGGACGTGGCGGCCGCCATGCAGGCAGACGTCGTGACGCTGGTGGGCGGTCTCAACGACACCCTGCGGCCCAAGTGCGACATGGGCATGGTCCGTGGCCGGCTGGAGGAGGCCGTGGAGCGTCTCGCCCCCTCGTGCAAGAAGCTGGTCCTGATGCGCAGCCCCGGTCGCAACGGGCCGGTGATGGAACGCTTCCGGCCGCGCATGGAGGAGCTGTTCGCGCTGGTCGACGACCTTGCCGCGCGGCACGGTGCGGAGGTCGCCGACCTGTACGGAGCACCGGTTCTGGGCGACCCAAGGATGTGGGACGTGGACCGGCTGCACCTCACCGCCGAGGGTCACAGCCGGGTGGCGGAGGCCGTCTGGCAGACGCTCGGACTGCCTCCGGAGAACGACTGGCAGGCGCACCCGGCCGCCACGTCCCCGCCGCGCTGGACCTCCCGGCGCGTGGACGACGTGCGCTTCGCCCGCCGGCACCTGCTCCCGTGGATAGGGCGGCGTCTGACCGGGCGCTCCTCCGGCGACGGGCGTACGGGAGCACAGTTCAGCGCCGAGCTGGGGCGGGCCTTCTGGGTCACTCCCGTGAACGCCGAGGCCCCGGGCCCCGTGGCCACGTGGCGACGGGTCGACACGGTCGAGTAG
- the purB gene encoding adenylosuccinate lyase, with product MTAVSAKPRIPNVLAGRYASTELAVLWSPEQKVKLERQLWLAVLRAQKDLGIEVPDAALADYERVIDQVDLASIAEREKVTRHDVKARIEEFNALAGHEQVHKGMTSRDLTENVEQLQIRLSLELMRDRTVAVLARLGRLSGEYRELVIAGRSHNVAAQATTLGKRFASAADELLVAYGRLEDLLGRYPLRGIKGPVGTAQDMLDLLGGDAGKLAELEQRIAGHLGFAQAFTSVGQVYPRSLDYDVVTALVQLAAAPSSVAKTIRLMAGHELVTEGFKPGQVGSSAMPHKMNTRSCERVNGLMVILRGYASMTGELAGDQWNEGDVSCSVVRRVALPDAFFAFDGLVETFLTVLDEFGAFPAVVARELDRYLPFLATTKVLMGAVRAGVGREVAHEAIKENAVASALAMREQGTERNELLDKLAADKRIPLDRAQLDELMADKLSFTGAAGDQVTALIGRIEEITKQHPEAAGYTPGSIL from the coding sequence GTGACTGCTGTGTCTGCGAAGCCTCGCATCCCCAATGTCCTGGCCGGCCGCTACGCCTCTACGGAGCTGGCTGTCCTCTGGTCCCCCGAGCAGAAGGTGAAGCTGGAACGTCAGCTGTGGCTGGCGGTGCTGCGCGCCCAGAAGGACCTCGGGATCGAGGTACCCGACGCGGCCCTCGCAGATTACGAGCGCGTCATCGATCAGGTCGACCTGGCCTCGATCGCGGAGCGCGAGAAGGTGACCCGGCACGACGTCAAGGCCCGCATCGAGGAGTTCAACGCCCTCGCCGGCCACGAGCAGGTCCACAAGGGAATGACCTCCCGGGACCTGACGGAGAACGTCGAGCAGCTCCAGATCCGGCTGTCGCTGGAACTGATGCGCGATCGCACGGTGGCAGTCCTGGCCCGGCTGGGCAGGCTCTCCGGTGAGTACCGCGAACTGGTCATCGCGGGCCGGTCCCACAATGTCGCGGCGCAGGCCACGACCCTCGGAAAGCGATTCGCATCGGCGGCGGACGAGCTGCTGGTGGCCTACGGGCGCCTCGAGGACCTGCTGGGCCGTTACCCGCTCCGCGGGATCAAGGGCCCCGTCGGCACCGCCCAGGACATGCTCGACCTGCTGGGCGGAGACGCCGGGAAGCTCGCCGAGCTGGAGCAGCGCATCGCCGGGCACCTCGGCTTCGCACAGGCCTTCACTTCGGTCGGCCAGGTCTACCCCCGCTCGCTCGACTACGACGTGGTGACCGCGCTGGTACAGCTGGCCGCGGCGCCTTCCTCCGTCGCGAAGACCATTCGGCTGATGGCCGGCCACGAACTGGTGACCGAGGGCTTCAAGCCGGGCCAGGTCGGCTCGTCCGCCATGCCGCACAAGATGAACACCCGCTCGTGCGAGCGCGTCAACGGCCTGATGGTCATTCTTCGGGGTTACGCGTCGATGACCGGTGAGCTGGCGGGCGACCAGTGGAACGAGGGCGATGTGTCCTGCTCCGTGGTCCGCCGGGTGGCCCTGCCGGACGCCTTCTTCGCATTCGACGGTCTGGTGGAGACCTTCCTCACGGTGCTCGACGAGTTCGGCGCTTTCCCCGCCGTGGTCGCTCGCGAGCTGGACCGCTACCTGCCCTTCCTCGCCACGACCAAGGTGCTGATGGGCGCGGTTCGCGCCGGTGTCGGCCGTGAGGTCGCCCACGAGGCCATCAAGGAGAACGCGGTCGCCTCCGCTCTCGCCATGCGTGAGCAGGGCACGGAGCGCAACGAGCTGCTGGACAAGCTGGCGGCGGACAAGCGCATCCCGCTCGACCGCGCGCAGTTGGATGAGCTCATGGCCGACAAACTCTCCTTCACCGGTGCGGCGGGCGACCAGGTGACCGCCCTGATCGGCCGGATCGAGGAGATCACCAAGCAGCACCCGGAGGCGGCCGGTTACACGCCGGGCTCGATCCTCTGA
- the mug gene encoding G/U mismatch-specific DNA glycosylase, with amino-acid sequence MTPEELLAARDRIVPDVIAGGLRVLFCGINPSLMTGATGHHFAFPGNRFWPVLHRSGFTPRQLKPCEQSELLRHGLGITNVVARATARADELSAEEFRAGGRILTAKVEELRPRWLAVVGITAYRTAFGERQARIGPQERQIGGASVWALPNPSGLNAHWTVSSMADEYGRLRSAVDSDASIPTPEP; translated from the coding sequence ATGACACCCGAAGAGCTCCTGGCCGCCCGTGACCGCATCGTTCCCGATGTGATCGCGGGCGGCCTGCGCGTACTGTTCTGCGGCATCAACCCAAGCCTGATGACAGGTGCCACGGGTCACCACTTCGCCTTTCCCGGTAATCGCTTCTGGCCGGTCCTTCATCGGTCGGGATTCACTCCACGGCAGCTCAAGCCCTGCGAACAGTCCGAACTGCTCCGCCATGGGCTGGGCATCACCAACGTGGTCGCCAGGGCCACGGCCCGGGCCGACGAGCTGTCTGCGGAGGAATTTCGCGCTGGGGGCCGGATCCTCACCGCGAAGGTCGAGGAACTGCGCCCCCGATGGCTGGCCGTCGTCGGCATCACGGCCTACCGGACGGCATTCGGCGAGCGTCAGGCGCGCATCGGACCGCAGGAACGGCAGATCGGCGGGGCCTCCGTCTGGGCGCTGCCCAACCCGAGCGGGCTCAACGCCCACTGGACCGTGAGCTCCATGGCCGACGAGTACGGACGCCTCCGCTCAGCCGTCGACTCGGATGCCTCGATCCCGACTCCTGAGCCGTGA
- a CDS encoding helix-turn-helix domain-containing protein, with protein MLGLIGLPQAPGDRYLPIRAAVAVVLTAAERHRLKKMAYGRKTPHQARQRAAVVLLAARGRGNARIADETHLHVDTVRTWRGRFAHGGLPALADRKRSGRPARFSPVQVAEAKALACQLPVESDIPLSRWSCPELAAELTARGASPRPSPRPRCAVGCAKTRSSPASTSPGSSSRTPTSGPRPSGSWIFTPVPSRASCWARTSTSSPPMRRPPFRPAVVAIRPWRPAKPE; from the coding sequence ATGCTCGGCCTCATCGGCCTGCCGCAGGCCCCAGGAGACAGATACTTGCCCATACGCGCCGCCGTGGCGGTGGTGCTGACCGCCGCCGAGCGCCACCGACTCAAGAAGATGGCTTACGGCCGCAAGACTCCACACCAAGCCCGGCAACGTGCTGCGGTCGTCCTTCTCGCTGCCCGTGGTCGGGGTAATGCCAGGATCGCCGACGAGACCCACCTGCACGTGGACACGGTCCGAACCTGGCGTGGCCGGTTCGCCCATGGTGGTCTGCCAGCCCTGGCCGACCGCAAACGGTCTGGACGCCCTGCCCGGTTCTCTCCAGTGCAGGTCGCTGAGGCCAAGGCGCTGGCCTGCCAACTCCCCGTGGAGAGCGATATCCCACTCTCCCGCTGGTCGTGTCCGGAGCTGGCCGCCGAGCTCACCGCGCGCGGGGCATCACCGCGACCGTCTCCGCGTCCACGGTGCGCCGTTGGCTGCGCGAAGACGCGATCAAGCCCTGCCAGTACCAGTCCTGGATCTTCATCACGGACCCCGACTTCCGGCCCAAGGCCCAGCGGGTCTTGGATCTTTACGCCCGTACCTTCGAGGGCGAGCTGCTGGGCGCGGACGAGTACCTCATCTCCGCCGATGAGAAGACCTCCGTTCAGGCCCGCTGTCGTTGCCATCCGACCTTGGCGCCCGGCCAAGCCAGAATGA
- a CDS encoding DNA polymerase III subunit beta family protein, with amino-acid sequence MDGSTELLSISAFARRVGLAPSALRFYDDSRVLRPTRVDGATGYRFYSPAQEARAVLLRGLREAGLPLAEVTVVLDGPEREGREVLERHLERMRDQTQTAKAAVAVALQSLRTASSTTEARIDGVEFASAVRQVVSAAASDEEHPALGCVLIEIDDGEVRLVATDRYRLSMRVLKPAALDGGPCHLLMHATDLIEFGQWAARVHQVTIQVGPDGTRARSATQSRVLATVDAPFPSYREMLSALPPTEYRVIVDRLALRDAVNSRGDAARIAVSFADDELVVSLADHSHPATLPAICHEELPQRIGFDPAVLAPALEASVGPDVLLEISATDRPVVVRSADQGSFTTLVMPVALKTSS; translated from the coding sequence ATGGACGGCAGCACGGAACTACTGAGCATCAGCGCCTTCGCGCGGCGAGTCGGCCTCGCTCCGAGCGCCCTGCGTTTCTACGACGACAGCCGCGTTCTGCGGCCGACGAGGGTCGATGGGGCGACCGGATACCGGTTCTACAGCCCCGCGCAGGAGGCCCGTGCCGTTCTCCTGCGCGGTCTGCGGGAAGCGGGGCTGCCGCTGGCCGAAGTCACCGTGGTGCTCGACGGGCCCGAGCGCGAGGGCCGAGAGGTACTGGAACGGCACTTGGAGAGGATGCGGGACCAGACGCAGACCGCCAAGGCCGCCGTCGCAGTGGCTCTGCAATCCCTCCGTACTGCAAGTAGTACGACGGAAGCGAGAATCGACGGCGTGGAGTTCGCCAGCGCTGTACGCCAGGTGGTGTCGGCCGCGGCTTCCGACGAGGAGCATCCTGCGCTTGGCTGCGTCCTCATCGAGATCGATGACGGCGAGGTTCGTCTGGTAGCCACCGATCGCTATCGCCTGTCGATGCGCGTCCTGAAGCCGGCGGCGCTCGACGGAGGACCCTGCCATCTGCTGATGCACGCGACTGACCTGATCGAGTTCGGTCAATGGGCGGCGCGAGTCCATCAAGTCACCATCCAGGTCGGACCGGACGGCACCCGAGCACGCAGCGCGACACAGTCCCGCGTCCTGGCGACGGTCGATGCCCCGTTTCCTTCCTACCGCGAGATGCTCTCGGCTCTGCCCCCGACCGAATACCGCGTGATCGTGGATCGCCTGGCCCTTCGCGACGCGGTCAACAGCCGTGGCGACGCTGCCCGCATCGCTGTGAGCTTCGCCGACGATGAGCTGGTCGTCTCTCTGGCCGATCACTCCCATCCCGCCACCCTGCCTGCGATCTGCCATGAAGAACTGCCGCAGCGGATCGGTTTCGACCCTGCCGTCCTGGCTCCCGCGCTGGAAGCCAGCGTCGGGCCCGACGTCCTGTTGGAGATCTCCGCCACAGACCGTCCTGTTGTGGTGCGTTCCGCAGACCAGGGCAGCTTCACCACTCTGGTCATGCCGGTGGCTCTGAAAACCTCCAGCTGA